The Mastacembelus armatus chromosome 14, fMasArm1.2, whole genome shotgun sequence genomic interval CTCCTGCCGCCTCCCTTTATCCTCCCAGTCTCCTCCTGCAGTTAATGTTTctccctgcacacacagccagcagagagagagagagagagagagggcgagagacacagagagagaacagaagcAGAGGTACACACAGGGTCCCCTCTCTGTACCGGCCCTGATGaagcagaaaagcagcagagaaaacttATCATACATAATAAATGGATGATACAAGCATCTCTCCACTGGCTCTGATGTTACGTAACTGTGGTTCAGCACAAAATGGAGCTGCAGACAAAACTAgtctttttatttgtgtgacaatacagaaaaaaatatatatatatgaagctGCAAAGACTGAAACAATTATTCAATTATGAAAATAGCTGATTTATTTGAGAAAAGGCTGCTGTGCATCACATTTTGCTGCTAAACATGTTCCAGCTCCTCACGTCTGTGTAACAGTGGATggaaatattcattcattcacgtTGAAATCCTGTTAAACTTCATCCAGCTGGACGGAAACTCAGCTGCAGCTCGACGCAGCCTGAGCTgatgaaactgatgaaaatTAATAATTGTCAAAGTGACTTTTCATGCAGAAATGCAAATCGTCCCGTGGCTCCAGTGTTTGTTCTGTTGAgagtggaaatggaaaaaagtcaaagtgaaacagaagtgagagttttttttcctgaattaaTCTTGAAATCGTTTTGTtcataaaacagtgaaaagtgttttttacTGTGTCCGACCAAACAGCAAAGATGTTCAGTTCACCACATGagcaacaaagaaaagcatcaaatACTCACATCTGTGATGCTGCGCCTCTTTGATTATCAACTAATCGATCAATCAATGAATCAGGGAGAGAGAAACGTCGGCCATGTTCGGCTTTTGCAGATTTTCTCTCACTTGGTTTAAATTTGCATTAACTTTGATGGAAACATCAGGaaactgatttaaagctgcaaatCATGAGGATTTTAAAAACCTTGGAGGTGGTGTTGAGTGGGACTGTGGGATGTGGGACTTTGGACCAAAATCCTCACTGCAGTTACACTTAAACATTTCTACAGTCGTTGTGGATGAGGTTAATATATGACTGTGGAACATTTGTGTgccagtaaaaacaaaatgccagaAGAAATCGTTGGTGTTATTGCTACAGTGATTAAGACCTAACaaacgtctgtgtgtgtgtgtgtgtgtgtgtgtgaaccaaaGCAGAGCAGCGAGTTTTCCTCTAATTTGCGAGTTCTCACGTTTAATTCTCTGTGAAAATCCTCCGGCAGCTCAGCAGCTGAATACATTTACATCTGATTAGCAGGGAAGATAGAAAACAGGATTCCCAGAGAGTAAAGTGTGAGCTACAGTCACATTAGGCCCAGAGACCAAGCTGCTGTCGTCCCCTTTCCTTCAGCTGGGAAACATAAACAACTCAATCAGTGGAAAGTTTAGattattttaaacagtaaataaaacgCTGCTGGTTGGCATCATCTGCAAAAGAAAAGCTCTGACCCATTGACCTCTGGGTTATAGAAGCAGCACACTCCCACTGCTCCACAGTGTCAACCACAAAGGAGCTTGATCCCACCATTTTCTGCACATCTTTTTTCACATCGATCTAatctgtgcagcagagacaaaaaaaaatccttatttCTATTCTCTAGTATAGGTAAAGCTCTAACACATtagatcctacatttcccacaatacACCAAGTAGTGTCTCTCATTAGATCTCATGTCTTTCAAGCTCCACACCTCCAGCTTGTAACACAGATGGTGTGTCACAGGTCTGCAACGTGCACAGCGGCCGGTCTGTTCGCCCACGTGAACAaacgcagcagcagctcaggatCACACCGTGTGCTCGGGCAGAGAACATATGGGTGGAGCTGTGTGATAGCTCGACGCCGCcaggacagacacacaacaaacaaacaaacaaacacacggtggacaaaaacagagcaaaggCAGCTCTACTGTCCCTGTCCTGCTGTGCTGGAGCGCAGCTTGTTTCAGCTGATCCTGACGAGACAGAAGGGTGACACATTAATGCCAAACCTGCAGCGACATGTCGAGACTCTACTAGTCTGTGGATTCTTCAGGAGGGATCAACAACATTTCTGCAAAACATATTGCCTCATTTGGTCGAGAGCACGTGACTGTGGGTTAAAATGAGCCTGACATATTTGCATCATGCCAGTGTTTATTAATATGGGTTTTCCTAATAAATAAATTGATTAGGTAAAGTGTTTTTGGTCCAAATTCTCCCATAGGTGTTTGATTAAAGGCCATGACTGGGATTAACATGATACTTATTCACATTAATCCATTGAGGCATCTGCAATAACATATGAATGTTTTTCCCTTAGTCTGAGAAGAGATGAGATAAtgttaaactttattaatccaaaTTCAGTTTGTCCTCCGTTTGTATTTCTCCCAAAAGTTTAATTTCCACTGCTACAgattgtatgtatgtattgtattgtatgaGAATCCAAATGAACACAACCTgcaggaaaaaatgaaatttcatcctgtttgtatgtttatgttGCTTTCAAGATAACGTCAAACTGTAATTTGGTTGTTTTGATTAAGCAACGAGGCATCTACATCTCCACTGATAAATCAAtatataaatgtgatgtgatgtgagaCAGCGTTAAACTTAATGCCagatgataaaatgaaaaagtaaataaatcattcGCTGCGAGCAGGGTTCGAACCTGCGCGGGGAGACCCCATTGGATTTCAAGTCCAACGCCTTAACCACTCGGCCATCGCAGCACATGTGTCCTATGCATACCACCGTCTTACTTGTACGTAAGTTATCGGTGTTCGTGATTTTTATCCTCTATGTACGTGGTCAATAACGAACATAAACTGCGCAtttaaaccacaaaaaacaagaaattgacCAGTTCAGACATTTGGCGGTTAAAGTTCGTTACAGGATATAACGCAGTTGTTAATGCGCACCGGTCGAACAGCAGGTGGACGCGTCAGCAAAGTTTCATCAGAATATACGTCGATATCAGGTGGATATAAAGTTAAAGAAAACTAATCCGATTTTATTTAATCCGCGTAAAAACAAGATGGAGTGGTGGTGACGTCACTCCTCCAGTGTGGCTCGGTTTCTTCTTcgttccttttcttcttcttcttcttcttcttcctcttctttgttGTTCATGACGTTGTACGTGCGTTACCGCCACCTACTCCACTGGAGTGTGGACCTGAATCGTCCACCCGACACAAGACATAAGACTCATATATTCGTATAAAGTATTTGTAAGATAAAGCACCATAAACTTGTATTATTATATGTAGTATTTTAAGACTACAGTCAATTATCTCTTGTTTCCTAAGTTCTTCTGTTTATGAATCACTATGACGCTTTTTGATTTTGAAGGCAAATTACTGCTGCGAAGGAAAATACACTGAAAGGATTAATCGCATATTACACATTTCAGTGTACCTGGATTATTAAGAGCTGAAGCTTTCTTTTCAAAAGAGATTTTAACTATCAAGAACCCTAATGCATTAAccgatatacagtatgtacatatTCATCAATTTTCTCGTGTACTGCTGCTAAATGTTATTAGAATAAGTATCAGAAGTATAACTATAAATATTTACCGTTCTCATGTATTGAGCCAGTATAAATATCGACCCAAGACCATCGTGTGACGGCACGTTATTATGTCGATAAATACCAACATACGGGTACTTTTGGCCAAAGTGAGGGGATGTAGCTCAGTGGTAGAGCGCATGCTTCGCATGTATGAGGTCCCGGGTTCAATCCCCGGCATCTCCAGTTCTTCTTTTATGCTGCGGAGCGTTATCGTCACAGGTGGACCGCAACAACAAATTTCGACCCGACGGTTCTGTCTGTGAAATAACAAGTCTTTGTCTACAGCCAGGTGGATATCGTATTTCTGTGTTTACCTGTTTCAGTCGCGTTTAAAGCTCGATCTTAAGACATATGTTCGTTTGATACTGGTGATTGAAGATCGTCTCCGCATTGAGCAAACGTCGAACTCCGCCGTGTTCTGTCGTGATGTCACATATATCCCGTTAACTGTTAAAAGAGCATTTGGTTCCACTGGGGActgaacccaggaccttctgcGTGTAAAGCAGACGTGATGACCACTACACTATGGAACCTTACGGTAAAGGCGCCAAAGCACCATAAACATGTTTAGTGCTTTTTCCTGTTGCATTCAGGTTTTCTGACCTTTATATGCTGCAGGTCCATAATGACTAGAACTAGTAATACAAACGGATTAAAAGTAAATGTTCAATGTAATGGATGTAATACTGTTAATACTGTTGGCTGATGgctgtttcattttcatgttaGTCAGTAAAGGACCAGGTTTTTCCATTTGATTAATTTTTCATGTTAAGTCCATCATTGGATTTGTACAGGGTTTTTGTCTACAACATCCCATATTGAGGTGAGGTGCTCAGGTGTTGAGGTGTTCAGGTGGGTGGGGCAtttagaaagacagagaggcaaAGTACCTGCTGCTTCCATTCAACACACCAACAGCCGGGAGACTAGGGGTCACTCTGCAGGTAAGCttaaatgtctgtctgtctgtttctacCTGTTTTCTGATTAAGAAtcaggattttagaaatacagaTGTCTCACTGTCTTAGAttgtgttgtgtacagttaGGTCATGTGTAATACTTCTGCAGGTAAACAAaaccctttatttttttatttttaacagtgaCGTGGTTTGAGTTTAGTTCATTAACTATAGTAAGTCGAACAAATCCAACCTGTACCATGTTTCCAATCTCAGGTTTATGTCTGGAGCTGGTTAGAAACAAACTTTCTGCCATGTCATACAGTTTTAagtgaaaaaccaaaacagtttaTGCAGCAGGAAATAGCTACAGTTTTCTATTCCCTTTCAGCAAATACATGTcaattttgttttagttttcaatAATAAATGACCAATGACTGAACGTTTCCTGTGGTTTAAACTCAGCTGTTCCCCCAAAGAAATTGTTCAGACTACATGAAATGACAGCTTTCCAAAATAAAGTGTTACTACTATTATCTCCTGCTGCAAATCTGTTAAAAGTTACAAAACAGTCtgatgcatgtttatgtgtaaaatCACCTCAGTCATATGCTTCAGTAATATTCACACAGAACAAGAAGCTTCCCTGTCAGGTCCtgatgaaaaacagaggaaatgatTATAATTTATGATGAACCAATGCAAAGTTTGGTTGTGAGTGTCTTTACTGCTGGTCTCATGTGACTCTATGCTCCTCTAACTGTTGCTGTCGCTCATTTACAAGTCAAATATCTGAGAGACAAACAAACTAGATGTCATGAGTCAACAGGAGGATTTCATCCAACTGTAAAAACATATTCAGTCTGACAACAGaaaagctgtgttttctttcatcctTTAAATTATATATTCATAACCACAAAATTTGTTTTTGCCGTGACACCAAATGTGACAATATCTGCAGTTAGGTTGATcctaatttattttcatatgtttttcatGGAtctcaggattttttttcttccttgtttcTATTTTGGCCAATTTCCTTattatttcatctgtgtgtgtgtgagtgttagATAACTGTTAAttaagaaagacaaacatttggCCACCAGGGGGAACCACCCGATCTGTCTGTCCGACCTCAGCAGCTGCATCACTATCATGTCTGACACAATGACTTCCTGTCAGGAGTTTGAAGTGACTGTTTACACCTCACCTGGTCCCACCTGTGGAACCTTTAGTCGTCTATGGATCAACCTGATTGGTTCGCAGGGACAGACTCCGCCCAGCAGTGTGAATAAGGGCAACCATCATCTCCTACCTGGGTCGGTGAGTTTCATCACATTTTCCAGGATCCAGTCCAAAAGGCCTCCTGAATTATACCCCTCTTAGAATAACTAGACACCTGCTGTCACTTCGCCCTATCCTGACAGGCGTGTCCAATCCAGGTCCGAGCCAATGGTCCTCTGGGTCATGTGGTTCTGGTCCGGCTACGGCTGGAAGCTCAGACTGGGTTCCCCAACTTGGACTGGCACTGTAACCGAGTGGAAGTCCGGAGACTGGCTGAAGGACTTGGTTTGGGACCTgaagacactgaaacacaggtgtttctgtgtgacagGTGGCTGCAAACAGCGGATGGCGACGTAGAGCTGCGCAGTGGAAAACGTAAGTTCAGCAACATTCAGGCCTTCATGCTCCAGATGTTGATGTTGTTTTCTGATGTTTGGATGTGAGGAGGACACAAGTGGTTTATTCTAGCAGTGGTTCTGAACTTTTCATGTAGTCTGTGCCCTGAAAGGAGAAGTTATTGTGGCTGGTGTTATTTTCttgtgcagtgtgtttgctgaaGGACGAGACGGAAGAGAAGCTGAAGCAGCATCGAGTCAAACagctgcaacaacaacagcagctcatCAGGTAACTAAGACATACTGAGAGGGACCGGACTGCACAATCCAACCCCGACCCCAAAACCTTAACCCATTAATATCAACATGGAGAAACTCTATAGGTGAACTACGAACTCTGTAGCTTCCAGTCCTTCAGTGTGTGCTGATTGCAGGTGGAGGGTATTTGCTGACGGCGCTCCACAGTGTGTTGACCTGAAAAGTCTGTCTGAACTGGGGCCGAACCTCAGCTACAAACACAAGAGGTGAAGTCCCACATTCATGCTACGTTCTGCCTGAAATCTgctcagagacagacaaacatttgtgtttgttggtttgtcCTCAGTCCAGAAATTAACCTGCACTACCTGAGGGGCTTCATGGGCCGGGCCGAGGCCTGGACCAGTTTCACAGAGCTGGAGAAGCTTTTCGCCCACAGCGGACACCAGAATAGCACAGCCAGTGAGAAACTCAACAACACACATTCAGACTACTGTAACTCTTCCTGTGCAGATAAATTGGGATTGAGTTTGTTAAGTTCCTGCAAAGTACCAGACTGTTGTGGTGAAGAGGgagctgaaaataaatacaataaataaaggtttttgtgtCCCCTTTTtagtgctttgtgttttctctcaggGTTTGTGAAGACTCACTGGATGGAGGACTGGTATTTTGGTTACCAGTGTCTGAACGGCTGCAATCCACTGATGCTGCATCAGATCCGCCTGCTTCCGCCAAAGCTGTCCATCACCTCAGACATGCTCCGCCCCTTCCTGCCTGAAGGCTCCTCCCTCGAACAGGAGCTACAGGTGTGCATGCAGTCCTCTGACCTCCAGCTGTTCTCGGCCTCCAGCTGTGCACGTTattacagctgctgtgtctCAATGTTCTAACAGAAAGGAACCATTTACCTGTTGGACTACGAGGTTTTGGACGGCATCCCGGCCAACGTGATCAACggaaagaaaacatatttggctgcaccactgTGCCTCCTCCACCTGAACCAGCAGGGACAGCTGGTCCCCATAGCCATCCAGGTGAGCTCCATGTTCAGGTAGTCTGGAAGAGCTGGGTGGACTTTCCtaattatgtgtattttattttgaaaaatactgtGGTTCCTTGTAGCCTATTTGTGAAGCTACTCTCTAGTTTATTTTTACTCTAAACTCAGTAGTTAATGTCCCTTCAGGACAAGTTGTCCGTACTCTCATCACTTTTAAAGATTTACAGTAACCTTTGACCTATGTATgaattcagctgcagcagactcCTGGCCCTCAGAACCCAGTCTTCCTGCCCTCTGACCctggctgtgattggctgctggcTAAAATCTGGGTTCACAACTCTGACTTCCATTGTCACCAGTTGTCCTCCCACTACCTGAGGACCCACATGCTGGGCGAGCTGTGGTGCATGGCCACACTGCGACAGCTGCCAGACGTCCACCCACTGCACCAGGTGCACAAAGTCAACTCAGTGTCACCCAAGATGTCG includes:
- the LOC113143111 gene encoding hydroperoxide isomerase ALOXE3 — protein: MSDTMTSCQEFEVTVYTSPGPTCGTFSRLWINLIGSQGQTPPSSVNKGNHHLLPGSACPIQVRANGPLGHVVLVRLRLEAQTGFPNLDWHCNRVEVRRLAEGLGLGPEDTETQVFLCDRWLQTADGDVELRSGKLCLLKDETEEKLKQHRVKQLQQQQQLIRWRVFADGAPQCVDLKSLSELGPNLSYKHKSPEINLHYLRGFMGRAEAWTSFTELEKLFAHSGHQNSTARFVKTHWMEDWYFGYQCLNGCNPLMLHQIRLLPPKLSITSDMLRPFLPEGSSLEQELQKGTIYLLDYEVLDGIPANVINGKKTYLAAPLCLLHLNQQGQLVPIAIQLQQTPGPQNPVFLPSDPGCDWLLAKIWVHNSDFHCHQLSSHYLRTHMLGELWCMATLRQLPDVHPLHQLLMPHIRTSLQINFQARMSLLAPDGVFDKAVGIGLDALPVFLNRASHRISYRSLCVPDDVSDRGVDKLPQSFYAQDALRIWDVLYRFVLSWVGLYYSKDEDVKQDSELQHWITDINTHSFTLSAGFPQSLRSQAEVSQFVTMIIYSCSALHAAVNFSQLDFALWMPNCPASMLRPSPQVKEALMEDDILSFLPDVNSTCRVLMSLRLLSQPTVDFVPLCHYKETVFRDGAHLRLVEEVQAELKDISNTISKRNSQLPLPYPYLCPGSIENSVAI